One genomic segment of bacterium includes these proteins:
- a CDS encoding ACT domain-containing protein, producing the protein MRVKQISIFIENRSGRLREVTEVLGGNGINIRALSLADTSDYGILRLIVDRPDKALEVLKQANFTLSETDVIAVEVKDKPGGLSDVLAILGNAGINVEYMYAFVEKSSNNAVVIFRIEDIDAAVSALKKNDVTILDNKQVTKI; encoded by the coding sequence TTGAGAGTCAAACAGATCAGCATTTTCATAGAAAACCGGAGCGGACGTCTCCGTGAGGTTACAGAGGTTCTTGGAGGCAATGGCATTAATATCAGGGCTCTCTCGCTGGCCGATACGAGCGATTACGGTATCTTACGGCTGATTGTCGATCGACCGGACAAAGCGCTTGAAGTATTGAAACAAGCCAATTTCACACTCTCTGAAACGGATGTAATAGCAGTCGAGGTAAAGGACAAACCCGGCGGTCTCTCCGATGTCCTTGCGATTCTCGGCAACGCGGGGATTAACGTCGAATACATGTATGCGTTCGTCGAGAAATCCTCTAACAATGCAGTAGTCATTTTCCGGATCGAAGACATCGACGCTGCCGTTTCGGCGCTTAAAAAGAATGATGTAACCATTCTCGATAACAAACAGGTTACAAAAATCTGA